From one Desulfatirhabdium butyrativorans DSM 18734 genomic stretch:
- a CDS encoding MlaE family lipid ABC transporter permease subunit produces MNLSILEGTISVALVGRIDRTTCSGLIKSLPLQFQKPISGDIVIDFSRTTRFDEYGVLVLLEIQRLAGKYGKSVSLVNAEETVSKVLQMTGFDRIHNQHATEKPRTPNAILRLGVFMIQVVQNTQSVITFLGNLIILAWHVLRHPKSLRYDDMVLYMRTTGVDALPIVGLISLLLGLIMAFMSSLQLAQFGANVFVASLVALAMVSELGPIMTAIVIAGRSGSAYAAEIATMGISEEIDALKTMGFDPVLFLALPRMTASMLMIPILTLFSDVFAIAGGLTIGVTMLDLTPVTYMSQTLKALRLFDVVWGMLKSVVFAFLISWVGCLRGFQAKGGASAVGQAATSSVVTSIFLIILFDSIFAVVRSYL; encoded by the coding sequence TTGAATCTCTCCATTCTGGAAGGCACGATTTCCGTTGCCCTGGTTGGCCGCATCGATCGGACAACCTGTTCGGGTTTGATCAAATCCCTGCCGTTACAATTTCAGAAGCCGATCTCCGGCGACATCGTCATCGATTTTTCCAGAACGACCCGATTCGATGAGTACGGGGTGCTGGTGCTGCTTGAAATCCAGCGCTTGGCCGGCAAGTACGGGAAATCCGTTTCCCTTGTCAATGCCGAAGAAACCGTATCGAAAGTGCTGCAAATGACGGGTTTCGATCGCATCCACAATCAGCATGCAACCGAAAAGCCCCGCACGCCCAATGCCATTTTGCGCCTTGGCGTATTTATGATCCAGGTTGTCCAAAACACACAATCCGTCATCACCTTCCTGGGAAATCTGATTATTTTGGCCTGGCATGTGCTCCGCCATCCCAAATCGCTGCGCTACGACGACATGGTGCTCTACATGCGAACCACCGGCGTCGATGCCCTTCCCATCGTCGGACTTATCAGTCTCCTGCTCGGCCTGATCATGGCCTTCATGTCGTCCCTCCAATTGGCCCAGTTCGGCGCCAATGTGTTCGTGGCCTCCCTCGTCGCCCTGGCCATGGTTTCGGAGCTGGGTCCCATCATGACGGCCATTGTCATTGCAGGGCGCAGTGGTTCGGCCTATGCGGCCGAAATCGCAACCATGGGGATTTCTGAGGAAATCGACGCGCTGAAAACCATGGGCTTCGATCCCGTTCTGTTTCTGGCCCTTCCCCGGATGACCGCCTCCATGCTCATGATTCCGATCCTGACCCTGTTTTCCGATGTTTTCGCCATTGCAGGCGGCCTGACCATCGGCGTGACCATGCTGGATTTGACGCCTGTGACATACATGAGCCAGACGCTGAAGGCATTGCGCCTCTTCGATGTGGTTTGGGGCATGTTGAAAAGCGTGGTCTTCGCTTTTCTCATTTCCTGGGTCGGTTGCCTCAGAGGGTTTCAGGCCAAAGGCGGCGCCTCTGCAGTCGGGCAGGCCGCCACTTCGTCGGTCGTTACCAGTATTTTTCTCATCATCCTGTTCGATTCGATTTTCGCCGTCGTGCGAAGTTATCTGTAA
- a CDS encoding MlaD family protein: MNSKRNQFIVGVFVLLGFSIAIVTVVWLGFTSYFKKGQYAVAYFDESVQGLDKDSPVKYRGVSIGKVYRIGVAPDANLIEVIMQVETGIEHIDEVCAQLKSVGITGIMFIELDRKTPQDVLLTPKLTFEPPYPLVITRPSDIRKFMTAMEDILKQASDLNVARISTQIQNVLTEMETVLRDADVKGISRGLQTTLDRIEKLVDPKHVDKTLTTIEDAVNRVGALADTANRAASKIDGLIASQTPAIANAVTNLREAIVEIRGIAESGNTLVKNTDNRLNTLQRQLTDTLQVLETTADHLQQLSATLADQPSLLIRGTPPQERELPR, encoded by the coding sequence ATGAACTCAAAACGCAACCAGTTTATCGTAGGGGTATTTGTTCTGCTCGGTTTTTCGATCGCCATTGTCACGGTTGTCTGGCTTGGCTTTACGAGTTACTTCAAAAAAGGGCAATATGCCGTCGCCTATTTCGATGAATCGGTTCAAGGCCTCGACAAGGATTCACCGGTCAAATACCGCGGCGTTTCCATCGGAAAAGTCTATCGGATCGGCGTGGCGCCCGATGCCAATCTGATCGAAGTCATCATGCAGGTGGAAACAGGGATAGAGCATATCGATGAAGTTTGCGCCCAGCTCAAATCCGTCGGAATTACCGGAATCATGTTCATCGAACTGGACCGAAAAACCCCACAGGATGTGCTGTTGACACCAAAATTGACGTTCGAACCTCCCTATCCGCTGGTGATCACGCGGCCTTCGGATATCCGGAAATTCATGACGGCCATGGAAGATATCCTCAAACAGGCGTCGGATTTGAACGTCGCGCGGATTTCCACCCAGATTCAAAATGTTCTGACGGAAATGGAGACTGTGCTTCGGGATGCGGATGTGAAGGGGATTTCCAGAGGGCTGCAAACCACCCTCGACCGGATCGAAAAATTGGTCGATCCAAAACATGTGGACAAGACCCTGACGACTATCGAAGATGCGGTCAACCGGGTAGGCGCCCTGGCGGATACCGCCAACCGGGCGGCCTCGAAAATCGACGGGCTGATCGCTTCCCAGACACCGGCCATTGCAAATGCCGTCACCAACCTGAGAGAGGCCATCGTCGAGATCCGCGGGATAGCCGAGTCAGGAAATACGCTTGTGAAAAATACCGACAATCGGCTGAATACGCTGCAACGTCAGCTCACCGATACGCTCCAGGTTCTGGAAACGACTGCCGATCACCTGCAGCAGTTGAGCGCCACCCTTGCCGATCAGCCATCCCTGTTGATTCGGGGAACTCCTCCACAAGAACGGGAATTGCCGAGATGA
- a CDS encoding ABC transporter ATP-binding protein — translation MKMTSLDSPCTPGSNAPNGKENAHAVIEVDQLRAGYGSTIILERVSFSVLAGEIFIILGGSGCGKSTLLRHMVGLEIPISGSIRIDGETIPADDGTISPTVLQKIGVLFQSSGLIGSMTLAENVALPIRQYVRLKERSIRNMVWMKLHMVGLDGYEHYLPSQLSGGMKKRAGLARALALNPKILFLDEPCAGLDPVSSAGIDLLISRINQSMGTTMVIVTHELETIMGLAQRVIMLDKSIRGILAEGDPHRLKEESDNPVVRQFFHRQAAGAETP, via the coding sequence ATGAAAATGACATCCCTGGACAGCCCCTGTACGCCTGGCTCCAATGCTCCGAACGGAAAGGAAAACGCGCATGCCGTCATCGAGGTCGATCAATTGCGTGCTGGCTATGGATCGACCATCATTCTCGAACGGGTTTCGTTTTCGGTGCTTGCAGGAGAAATCTTTATCATTCTGGGCGGGAGCGGTTGCGGCAAAAGCACCCTGCTCCGGCACATGGTGGGGTTGGAAATCCCGATTTCCGGCAGCATTCGGATCGATGGCGAGACCATTCCGGCAGATGATGGCACCATTTCGCCAACGGTCCTTCAGAAAATCGGCGTGCTGTTTCAAAGCTCCGGTCTGATCGGTTCCATGACCCTTGCCGAAAATGTCGCCTTGCCGATCCGCCAGTATGTCCGCCTGAAAGAACGCTCGATTCGCAATATGGTCTGGATGAAATTGCACATGGTTGGGCTCGACGGTTACGAGCATTACCTGCCATCCCAACTGAGCGGGGGGATGAAAAAGCGGGCGGGACTCGCCAGGGCCCTTGCGTTGAATCCGAAGATTCTCTTTCTGGATGAACCGTGCGCCGGCCTTGATCCGGTAAGCTCGGCAGGCATCGATCTGCTCATTTCCCGGATCAACCAGAGCATGGGAACAACCATGGTGATCGTCACCCATGAGCTCGAAACCATTATGGGGCTGGCGCAGCGGGTTATCATGCTGGACAAGTCGATCCGGGGCATTCTGGCGGAAGGTGATCCGCATCGGCTGAAAGAGGAAAGTGACAATCCCGTCGTTCGCCAGTTTTTTCATCGGCAGGCAGCAGGAGCCGAAACGCCATGA
- a CDS encoding ABC-type transport auxiliary lipoprotein family protein, which translates to MKRFVFRRISLSSYFRFAAIICCIAAVVGCAGIQPTRIDYYTLHYDPPPPREHTPEHHILQVERFGVSPSYHTTKFVYAEGEFLRNTYTSHQWRAMPQDLIAYYLARDIRASGVFQAVAGPESRLPADRVLSGTVDEFYETEGPSGCQAVLGVTIALLEASQPDVSKRVIFQKTYRQQAQAQERSASGIAAAMSEAMQAVSNAVIVDLSHPMSGS; encoded by the coding sequence ATGAAACGCTTTGTTTTTCGCCGGATTTCATTGAGCTCGTATTTCCGATTCGCTGCCATTATCTGTTGCATCGCGGCGGTGGTCGGCTGTGCCGGCATTCAGCCGACAAGAATCGATTATTATACGCTCCATTACGATCCGCCGCCCCCCCGGGAGCACACGCCCGAACACCACATCCTTCAGGTGGAGCGATTCGGGGTTTCACCGTCCTACCACACCACAAAATTCGTCTATGCGGAAGGCGAATTCCTGCGAAATACCTATACGAGTCATCAGTGGCGGGCCATGCCTCAGGACTTGATCGCCTATTACCTGGCCCGGGACATTCGCGCCTCAGGCGTTTTTCAGGCAGTGGCCGGTCCGGAAAGCCGTCTTCCCGCAGACCGGGTTCTGAGCGGCACGGTTGACGAATTCTATGAGACGGAAGGGCCGTCCGGCTGCCAGGCCGTTTTGGGCGTGACGATTGCACTTCTGGAAGCCTCGCAACCCGATGTCAGCAAACGGGTCATTTTCCAGAAAACCTATCGTCAGCAGGCCCAGGCCCAGGAGCGGTCGGCAAGCGGCATCGCTGCGGCCATGAGTGAGGCGATGCAGGCCGTATCGAATGCCGTAATCGTGGATTTGAGCCATCCGATGAGCGGATCATGA